TGGCTGACCAGTCTCCAAGCCTCAGAGAGCCCCACGGAGCTGCCTGGGGGCTCCTGGGGATGCCAACCCATCGGGCTGTCCCTGCACAGGCGTAGGGAGGGGCAGGCATCAGACTCAGGTCAGGGTGAGGCCCAAGACCTTCAGGCCGGGGAGGACTGACCAGCCCTCAGATGAGGCTGCCCCACCTGCCCTgctcaccagctgtgtggccttggtcgGCCACTCCCCTCTGTGActcatttcctcctctgtgaaatggtgCGGCACCCGTGGGGTGCCATGAGGATCCCATGTAAAGAACGTGGTACTCAGGGCTGGGTCCTGTTTGGTTAGCTCCCTTCCTGCTTCCGGGGGCGGGGAAGCTACAGGACCCCTGCCACGCTGGCCATCTGGCCTAGGACAGGAGCAGGGGCCCTGTCAGCGCTGGTCCCAGTAGGGAGCTGTCTGGCCTCCCCAGCCCTGGGTGCCCCTCACCCAGCTGAGCTGTAGTTACAGCATCTTAGGGAGCTCTGGTTACTTAGAGGCTGAGAGAGGGCCTGCCACCTGCTTCCCCACCTCAgtacctttgcacatgctgtgccctctgcctggaatgccctttccaCACATCCCACCAGGTCCAACCCCTATCTTATGAATGGGCTGCTGAGTGGACTGGGTGAGGGGCCCACCCATGACAGGCTACTCACCCCGGCCCCCACAGGTCCCTGCTCAGCAGATGAGGGGTTTGGGGATTTGTAGGAAGGAGGACATGAAAACAGTACCCGCTCTCTTTTCCTGCACATCCTTTGTGCTGGCAGGGGAGCAAGAGGACTCTGTGGAGGAGGTGGCACAAGGCAGCAGGTGCCTTCCCCATGCACACACCTAGATGCCTGCTCTGGGCCTGGCACCTGCTGGACTGCCTGGTATTGAGACCCCCATCTGCTAGTCCACGAGGACCTGCCAAGTTCATCCCAGGCCCCCCCAACCCCGGCACTCAGGATACTCCAGGACTCTGGCAGCAAGTGTTGAACGGAGGAGGGAATGAATGAGGCTGCAGAGATGTGTGTGAGCTCATGTGTGGGAGGCCAGGAGGTCTGGGAGCCGCTCAGCAGACAGGTGGATGCCCCCGGAGGAGtggggggagcagggggaggagggggcggcgGAGGAGAACCTGAGAAGTCCGGAGTTTGAGTCCCCGCCTTGCTTTCTTCAGCCCCGTCAGGCAGAGCAGCCCCCTTGCCCCCCCAGAAGGGGGCGAGGAGGCTGATGAGAGGAAGTGCAAGGCTCCTCCATGGAGACTTTTATTCCTGCTAATTTGCAATCTTAAAATGCACAGCAAAGGCACCGATGTCATTGTTAGTACATTAACCAGCAATCAGCAGGTCGGGGCTCCCATGGGCAACACAGAGGGGGCACAGGGGGCACAAGAGGAGCCGTGGCGATGCAGTGCAGAGCCTGCCTGGGAAGAAACGGGCAGGGTGATGATCCATGGCCAGAGCACCCGCTGGCTCAGGCAGGGGTGCCAGAGGCAGGTGGGATTGGCTGGGAGAGGTGGTCCAGGGCTGGCCTTGAAGATGGGACCAGCTTCCAGAGTGGAGAAGCAGACTCAGGTGAGACCCACCCCAGTGCCtagtgggagggggcaggggtacCTGCAAGAGCGGTTCCCCTGGCCCAGGTCCCCTGGCATCTGGGCGGTGCTGGAGGATGGAGAGCAGCTCTAAGCATCGGCTGGGGTCCCTGCCTTCTCCTGGGCCCCTCTCAGAGGAACAACAGCACAGTGGCTCCCGTCCTGGGTGCCACCTTTACACCACCCAGCCCCGCCCCCGATATCTGACCCCTCCCACCTGCCAAAGTGTGTTCATACGCCAGCTGCTAAGCCCACGCCTAGATTTTTGTACAGTTGGCTCTTTTACCCAAACCATGGTCTTCGCCTGTTTTCCCCTGTGCCCCAGCACCCCTGGGAGCACCTGTGTGAGGGAGGGGTGTGGCTCTTTGTggagtcccccacccccaccccgcctctcTGGGGACGTTTCAGAGAATCCCCCCCAGGGCCTTACAGAGAGGAGCCACAGCAGCAGGCAGATGGACTGTCTGCCCCACCCCAGGTCAGGGGGCAGGAAAAGTCCCGCAGCCCCCACCAGGCAGGGTAGTTCTGCGGATCAGAGGGGTGAGAGCAGAAGCGCTTTGTAAACTCTCTAAGCCGCACAGGTGTCGGCGGTATTAGCGCTGAGCCTGCCACGTGAACGGCTCTCCCTGCCTGACTTAAGGGAATGCCTTGTCTTTGCAGGACCCCAAGGGGTGGGGTCTGCTGTGGCCCTGTGGTTCCCATGAATGGCCCCAGCCCTGTCCCCTTCAGCACAGGGAGCACCCTGAACACCCTTGAGCTAGGAGGGGCACCCTGGGCTCCCTCAGAGTGGCAGGGTGGGGGCACCTCGCTGGGGGCAGCCTGGGCAGGGCCGAGGAGCAGCGCAGAGCTGAGCTAGCGGACAGGGAGGGGCAGGCTCTGAACGGGCAGCTGCAGTGCACTGGGCCCGCCTCCCAGCCTGGGTGTTGGAGGCTCAAGGCAGTGGGCAGGCTCCCCAAGAGTCAGTTGGGGTTTGGGGCCCAGGCTCCTAGAGGGTCCTCACTGTCCTGTCTCCTCCTGTGGGCCCGGGGCCCACTGGCCAGACCTAGGAGAGCAGTAGTGGACTGGAGGTCAGACTCCACGCGGGGAGCGCTGGCATAGCCACCATCTCCGACTCTTGTTAcacagggggaaactgaggctgaggagGCCCCCGCCCGGGGCCTGGCCTGCAGACTGTCCGATGGTTTCAGTGACTGAAGCAGGGCATCGAGGCCACACAGATCGTGGCCCAGCCCAGAAAGGGACCTCACAGCTGCTCTGTCACCGCCACCACTGCCCAGGTCATAACTGCTCTGAAATCGCAACCAAACACAATTACGCAAAAACCGAATCATGTGTGATGATTTTTATGTGTTGGAAACGTTTGGTCAACGCCGGGTGATTACAGGGGGACGGGAAGCAGCTGTTACCCTCTGGGAGCCCATAACTCCCAACAGCTGGGAGCTGTCACTTTTTTATGACACTGTTTCTGTGGGGAAAGAGGGAGCGGCAGTCGTGGTGAGGCCCACCTGAGCCCAGGCAGACGGCTGGGGTGGCGGCCGGCCTGAGGCTGGGAGCGGGGCTGGCCTGAGAGTGGCCAGGAGGGCTGGTTCTCTCGTTCAACATGCTCCGGGCACAGCTGGCAACGGGAAGAAATCGGCCGAACTGCCTCAGGCCCTCGGCTCTCCCCAGGGGCCTGGCTGGCCAAGCTAGAAGGGAAGGATCGGGAGGCCAACCCAGGCAGAGACGAGAGGGCTGCCCGGCCCTGCAGGGTGGGGGTGTACAGGCCTGGAGCCCGCCCCCCCAACACTGGCATACCTGCCAGGCTGCCTGGGGCAGCTGcgagcctggaaaaaggcaggtaATGATGATCATCCATAATGAGGCTGCTCCGATAATGAGCGTGGGGCTATTATCCGACCACGGGCTGGACACAtcgaaaataaattattttaaggatCCATTAACAAATGCCTAATTAATGCCCAATTAGACGGAAGCGACAGAGGAAATGCTCGGGACAATCGCTAGGCAGGGCCTGATTTGCAGCTACAGCCTGGGATCTCCAGCGAGAGGGGAGGGCCCGGAAGGCAGACCCCAGTTGGGGGCAGCCTCATTCTGGCTGCTCCTTGGACCCCAGAACCATCAGCCCTGGTGCCTCCCCCAGTCCatcacgaacacacacacacacacacacacacacacacacacgtccttTGTGAGGGACAACTATTActatttagaaatgaagaaactgaggcacagggggtGGAGCATACATGAGGACCTGGAAGGTACTGTAAATGAGAAATCTTTCAAGATAAACTTTGGTGTCATGCATGCATGCTTTGTTATTgggaataatttaaataaaaagactcTTCAGGAGTCCATATGAGATATTTACTTTGTTAGAACAGGACTTTGCACCACTATCTGTTCAGGCAGATCAAagcaagtaagtggcagagcttggACAGGAACCCGAAGCTAGCTGCTGTGTCCATGGGTTGTGACCCCAATCCTACCAGGGCTGATAGAGCCTAAGGGGGCGGGGCTCAGAAGCTATAGGCGGGGCTAGGGGTTTGCTGGGTGGGGCCAAGGAAGTATGCCGGGTGTGGGGGGATCAGAGTCTCTACCTCAACCCATCTCATAGCCCAGGCTGGGATAGAACCCCCAGCAGAGGTGGGGCACCAGGGCATGGGGGGCCATCAAGAGCCAGGACCTCGGGGGGCTTTGACCCCAGACCGCTGAGTGCAGCAAAGACGAGGACAGAGCCCCAGCGGCCTAAGAGGGTCACGTGCCCATCGAGCCCGGCACCCAGAGTGTCTCCCACCTCCTGGGCAGCCCCTGACCTGGCTGTGCTCTCTCTCCCTGCCAGGGTGCTGTGTggaactgctgctgctgctgctggccgGGGAGCTGCCCCTGGGCGGCGGCTGCCCGCGGGACTGCGTGTGCTACCCTGCACCCATGACGGTCAGCTGCCAGGCGCACAACTTCGCCGCCATCCCCGAGGGCATCCCGGAGGACAGCGAGCGCGTCTTCCTGCAGAACAACCGCATCACCCTCCTCCAGCAGGGCCACTTCAGCCCCTCCATGGTCACCCTGTGGATCTACTCCAACAACATCACCTTCATTGACCCCAACACCTTCCAGGGCTTCGTGCACTTGGAGGAGCTGGACCTCGGCGACAACCGGCAGCTGCGGACGCTGGCGCCCGAGACCTTCCAGGGCCTGGTGAAGCTCCATGCCCTCTACCTCTATAAGTGTGGGCTTAGTGCCCTGCCGGCCGGCATCTTTGGTGGCCTGCACAGCCTGCAGTACCTCTACCTGCAGGACAACCACATCGAGTACCTCCAGGACGACATCTTTGTGGACCTGGTCAACCTCAGCCACCTGTTTCTCCACGGCAACAAGCTGTGGAGCCTAGGCCAGGACAACTTCCGGGGCCTGGTGAACCTGGACCGGCTGCTGCTGCACGAGAACCAGCTGCAGTGGGTCCATCACAAGGCTTTCCACGACCTCCGCAGGCTGACCACCCTCTTCCTCTTCAACAACAGTCTCTCTGAGCTGCCGGGCGACTGCCTGGAACCCCTGGGGGCCCTGGAGTTCCTCCGCCTCAACGGGAACGCCTGGGACTGTGGCTGCCGGGCGCGCTCCCTGTGGGAATGGCTGCAAAGGTTCCGTGGCTCCAGCTCCGCTGTCCCTTGTGTGTCCCCCGAGCCTCTGCATGGCCAGGACCTGAAGCTGCTGAGGGCCGAGGACTTCCGGAACTGCACGGGGCCGGCGTCTCCGCACCAGATCAAGTCGCACACGCTCACCACCACTGACAGGGCCGCCCGCAAGGAACACCACCCACCCCGTGGCCCTGCCAGGGACAAGGACCACCCGCACGGCCATCTGCCCGGCTCTCGGTCGGGCTACAAGAAGCAGGGCAAGAACTGCACCAGCCACAGGAATCGCAACAAGGTCTCGAAGGCGGGCACCAGGAAGCAGGCCCACGAGCTGCAGGACTATGCCCCTGACTACCAGCACAAGTTCAGCTTTGACATCATGCCCACGGCACGGCCCAAGAGGAAGGGCAAGTGTGCCCGCAGGACCCCCATCCGTGCCCCCAGCGGGGTGCAGCAGGCCTCTTTGGGCAGTTCCCTGACAGCCTCGCTCCTGGCCTGGATACTGGGGCTGGTGGTCACTCTTCGCTGAGGACACAGGGCACCAGCACCCAGAACTGCCACATGTCCACCAAGGAACaggatttcttttccatttttacaaGTGGAGGATCTGCTGGGTTTCAGGCAAAGGCTGGTAGAGGCTTCAGCTGTTGTCTGGGCCCTGCCCGGTGGATTATAAACACAAAGTGTACAGCCCCAAGCGGGAGGGGATTAGTTCATCCCACCCAGCTGTCCCAGCCAGCCCCCGGCCGAGCACCTATGGACAGCATCCCCCCAGCAAGGCAGTTAAAGCCGCAGAGCGAATCCTTCATTAGCAACGATGGGACAGTGCCCCACGGGAGCTGGGTTCTGTGGACTCCTGGTCATTTGGAGAGGCCTGAAGGGCTCCCGCCACTTCCAGAGGAAGCAGGACTCAGAGAACAGACAAGGGTCACCAAAGAAGCTGGGTCCACCAGCTATCTGGGAGCACACGAGCCGGTGGCATTTTGGCTCTTGCCTGAGGCCACTTTTAGTCACCCTGCCCTGAATCCAACCATGTGCCACCTTCAGTCCCTCCCTCGGGGGTAACGCCTCTCATTCCTGATGTCTCAGGCAACCCTGGCAGACCCAGGCCCAGCTGCTGGGCTCCAAGAACCAATTACCAAAGGAAAGATCATCAGAGGCTGAAATTTAGAACTTCATCGTGTGCAATGAGGTTCTCACAGGAGGTGCAGTTTTATAACTATgtccactttgtgtgtgtgtatatatatatatatatatatatatatatatatatatacacacacacacacacacacacacacatatatacacgcacacacacacacaccctgtacgtatatatatacacacaaatgcacaGGCCCTCTCTCTACTCCCTTACCAAACTGTATGTCTCATCATGTTTATAAACTATACGGAAAACTATATCTGCTGAACTAAGGATTGTACTGGTGATTTCTAGCAAGAAAGGAGTTCTAGGATTTTTGTCTAGAATCCCAACCTGGCAACAGTAGTCCCCATGTAACCTGGGCTTGCCGGGCCTGGGGCAAAGGGGCAGTGGGTGGGGGGTGTGGTCAGGGAGAAGGGGAGGCAGCAAGAATCACTTCAGGGGACCAATATTCTTAGCTACTTGGAGCATCACCATGTCTTTTATATGCAGCACAAGCCTGTCTGCCACCCCGGAGCACCCAATCCCTCCCAACATAGCAGCTGTTGGCATCAGGGTGAGAAGCCAGAAGCAGCTTGTTGGACGTTGGGGGTCTAGGCCCTGGGGATGGGCTGgaaggagaatgggaaggaaGGGGCTTTGGGTTTCTTAGGCCGGCGGGCGAGGCAGTATCCACAGTGTTAGTCCAACAGGCTGGGCAGTGTTGCCAGCCACAGTCTGGACGGGCCAGGGATGCTCTGGGCATGAGCCCAGGCCTCCAGCGTGGCTCAGCTGCTGAATTTTTCCTTGAGGCTCTTTGATGGGCATCCCAGCAAGGGTCCTGTGTAGGGCGGCAGGAGGGAAAGCATCAGGTGGCCTTAGCAGAAGGGGAACAAAGAGGGCATTTCAAGAACCATCTCAGGCACTTCTGCATTACAGAGGCCCCGTCCCTCCTGGACCCTCTGAAGTTGCCCTGGGGACGGGCAGAGGTCAGGGGCTGGCCAGACTCAGGGGTCAGGAGTGGGGACGTGCAGAGAATGGAGCATGCAAGCTCAGACAGGGGAGAGGAGCTCAAGTCAAGGTCAGCCATGCTGCCGGCTGGTGTCCGTGCGGGCACCATCTTTTTTGGCTTTGCACAAACCCCAATTCCCCACCAGAGAGGATGTGTGTCAGGAGCAAGAAACACTGAATCCaattaagagagaaaaataataataaaaaaaattctcttggaCAAGAACCCTGTTTCTCATTTCCCAGCCCCGAATTCCTGAAGGTGTGGCAGATCCTGGGCTTTTATGGGGTGGGCGAGCCTGGATGGGTGCAGCTCTGAGGACACAAGCACGTGTGTTGGTGGGAGGAGCTGTTTGGAGCAGGGGCACAATGACTCACTGGGACACGTGTGTGTGCacgaacacacacatacacacacacattctccgTTCCATGGTTCTTCCTTCACCAGCACAGGACATGACTCACTCCCCACGCTCTGGCTACGCTGGGTCGGCACCATCTCTGTGGCTGTCTCCGGAGCAGTCTGGCCCTGGATCATTCCCGGCCTGTTCCCAAGAGCTTCACAGCAGCAGCTGAGCTATTGATTCTTAAGGGGGCTCGGGGGCGGCCGGAAGGGACCTGCCGGTTCCTAGGGCCCAGAGGGGATTCCAGGAAGCTGG
Above is a genomic segment from Mesoplodon densirostris isolate mMesDen1 chromosome 18, mMesDen1 primary haplotype, whole genome shotgun sequence containing:
- the RTN4RL1 gene encoding reticulon-4 receptor-like 1 is translated as MRDAGCGMRDADAATGPLPHRLPPGPARRALPSAPSPAVFRQTGPKIPAPWFPPGAQALQGGRQAGKGPRELFTAPSFGESRPQGSWGLPPETRWRIQGGPRSWQREEIGRTASGPRLSPGAWLAKLEGKDREANPGRDERAARPCRPLTWLCSLSLPGCCVELLLLLLAGELPLGGGCPRDCVCYPAPMTVSCQAHNFAAIPEGIPEDSERVFLQNNRITLLQQGHFSPSMVTLWIYSNNITFIDPNTFQGFVHLEELDLGDNRQLRTLAPETFQGLVKLHALYLYKCGLSALPAGIFGGLHSLQYLYLQDNHIEYLQDDIFVDLVNLSHLFLHGNKLWSLGQDNFRGLVNLDRLLLHENQLQWVHHKAFHDLRRLTTLFLFNNSLSELPGDCLEPLGALEFLRLNGNAWDCGCRARSLWEWLQRFRGSSSAVPCVSPEPLHGQDLKLLRAEDFRNCTGPASPHQIKSHTLTTTDRAARKEHHPPRGPARDKDHPHGHLPGSRSGYKKQGKNCTSHRNRNKVSKAGTRKQAHELQDYAPDYQHKFSFDIMPTARPKRKGKCARRTPIRAPSGVQQASLGSSLTASLLAWILGLVVTLR